The following are encoded in a window of Ruminiclostridium herbifermentans genomic DNA:
- the thiT gene encoding energy-coupled thiamine transporter ThiT: MKKMSTKMLVEAGVLIALAMILSYVKIYEFQNGGSVTLGSMIPIIIFAIRWGSKHGVLVGLVYGFLQFALGTKFSYHPVGIFLDYIFAFGMLGFAGLFRKNIFTMIASVFIAMIGRFTFHFISGVFLWYMYAPEGMNIYLYSLIYNGSYMLPEFFISSVLVVALYKPLKRFIEQNNVATVKI, from the coding sequence ATGAAAAAAATGTCTACTAAAATGTTGGTAGAAGCAGGAGTGTTGATTGCTCTTGCAATGATTTTGAGTTATGTAAAGATTTATGAGTTTCAAAACGGTGGGTCTGTGACTTTAGGAAGCATGATTCCCATTATTATTTTCGCTATCAGATGGGGCAGCAAGCATGGCGTTCTGGTAGGTTTAGTTTATGGATTTCTTCAGTTTGCACTAGGAACAAAGTTTTCCTATCATCCTGTTGGTATTTTCCTTGATTATATCTTTGCATTTGGTATGCTTGGATTCGCAGGTCTATTTAGGAAGAACATTTTTACAATGATAGCCAGCGTTTTTATAGCTATGATTGGAAGATTTACTTTTCATTTTATCTCGGGAGTTTTTTTATGGTACATGTACGCTCCTGAAGGAATGAATATATACCTCTATTCACTTATCTATAATGGAAGCTACATGCTGCCTGAATTTTTCATTTCTTCTGTACTGGTTGTTGCCCTTTATAAACCTTTAAAGAGATTTATAGAACAGAATAATGTGGCAACAGTTAAAATTTAA
- the uvrA gene encoding excinuclease ABC subunit UvrA, whose product MIRDNIFIKGAREHNLKNIDVEIPRDKFVVITGLSGSGKSSLAFDTIYAEGQRRYVESLSSYARQFLGQMEKPDIDYIDGLSPAIAIDQKTTSRNPRSTVGTVTEIHDYLRLLYARIGVPHCPKCGKEIAQQTVDQMVDQIMAFDENTRIQLLAPVVRGRKGEFHKLIEDAKKGGFVRLRVDGQVIDINDDIVLDKNKKHNIEIVVDRLIIRKDIQKRLVDSLETVLQLSGGVVIIDVVGKEEILLSQNFACSDCGISIEELTPRMFSFNNPFGACPTCTGLGNLLKIDPDLVIPDRSLSLVEGAIVVAGWNVESEDAYTRMMFNALAKHYKFKLDVPFHKLPAEIIDIILYGTKGEKIKVDYEREYGSGSYMAAFEGVINTMERRYKESNSEGMKQYYEQFMSNNPCPDCNGARLKQESLAVTVCDKNIHELSIMSIEDLREFFVNINLSDRHLMIANQILKEINARIGFLVDVGLSYLSLSRTAGTLSGGEAQRIRLATQIGSGLMGVLYILDEPSIGLHQRDNDKLLRTLTRLRDLGNTLIVVEHDEETMHAADHIIDMGPGAGVHGGHIVAEGPTEQIIKNEASITGQYLSGRKKIVVPNERRKPNGKWLEILGARANNLKNISAKIPLGVMTAITGVSGSGKSTLINEILHKSLASQLNRAKTRPADHDTINGVNYLDKVINIDQSPIGKTPRSNPATYTGVYDLIREVYASTTEAKMRGYKAGRFSFNVKGGRCEACSGDGIIKIEMHFLPDIYVPCEVCKGKRYNRETLEVKYKGKSISDVLDMTIEDALEFFKNIPRIQNKLQTLFDVGLGYVKVGQPSNTLSGGEAQRVKLATELSKRSTGKTLYILDEPTTGLHIADVHRLIDILQRLVDAGNSMVIIEHNLDVIKTADYIIDLGPEGGDKGGTIVAEGTPEQVAQVEESYTGQYLRKLLDSD is encoded by the coding sequence ATGATTAGAGATAATATTTTTATTAAGGGTGCTCGTGAGCATAATCTCAAAAATATTGATGTTGAGATACCTAGAGACAAATTTGTTGTAATTACCGGATTAAGTGGTTCGGGGAAATCCTCATTAGCATTTGATACAATTTATGCAGAAGGTCAGAGACGATATGTTGAATCTTTATCATCATATGCCAGACAATTTTTAGGGCAAATGGAGAAGCCAGACATAGATTATATAGATGGATTATCGCCTGCAATAGCTATTGACCAAAAAACCACTAGCAGAAATCCCCGTTCAACAGTAGGAACAGTTACAGAAATACATGATTACCTCAGATTGCTGTATGCTAGAATAGGTGTACCCCATTGTCCAAAATGCGGTAAGGAAATTGCTCAGCAGACTGTGGATCAAATGGTTGACCAAATAATGGCTTTTGACGAAAATACCAGAATACAGCTGCTTGCGCCTGTTGTAAGAGGCAGAAAAGGGGAATTTCATAAATTAATTGAGGACGCAAAAAAAGGTGGTTTTGTTAGATTAAGAGTTGATGGTCAGGTAATAGATATTAATGATGATATAGTTTTGGACAAAAATAAAAAACACAATATAGAGATTGTTGTTGACAGACTTATTATTCGAAAGGATATTCAAAAGAGACTGGTTGATTCTCTTGAAACTGTTTTACAATTAAGCGGTGGAGTAGTAATTATAGATGTTGTTGGAAAAGAAGAAATACTTCTAAGCCAGAATTTTGCCTGCAGTGATTGCGGAATTAGTATAGAAGAACTTACACCAAGGATGTTTTCCTTCAACAATCCATTTGGAGCATGTCCTACATGTACAGGACTTGGTAATTTACTTAAAATTGATCCAGACTTAGTAATTCCAGATAGATCCTTATCACTTGTTGAAGGAGCCATTGTAGTTGCAGGTTGGAATGTGGAAAGTGAAGACGCATATACCAGGATGATGTTTAATGCTCTTGCAAAGCATTATAAATTTAAATTGGATGTTCCATTCCATAAGCTGCCTGCCGAAATCATAGACATTATTTTATACGGTACAAAGGGTGAAAAAATAAAGGTTGATTATGAACGTGAGTATGGCAGCGGCTCTTACATGGCGGCTTTTGAAGGTGTAATAAATACAATGGAAAGGCGATATAAGGAATCAAATTCCGAAGGCATGAAGCAGTATTATGAGCAATTTATGAGCAATAATCCTTGTCCTGACTGCAATGGGGCAAGGCTAAAGCAAGAAAGCCTCGCGGTTACAGTATGTGACAAGAATATCCATGAATTATCTATTATGTCCATTGAAGATTTAAGAGAATTTTTTGTCAATATTAATTTGAGTGATAGACACTTAATGATTGCAAATCAGATTTTGAAAGAGATTAACGCTAGAATAGGCTTTCTTGTGGATGTTGGTTTAAGTTATCTTTCATTATCAAGGACTGCTGGAACTCTTTCAGGTGGTGAGGCTCAGAGAATTAGACTTGCTACTCAAATAGGTTCTGGCTTGATGGGTGTTTTATATATTTTAGATGAGCCCAGTATTGGTTTACATCAGAGAGATAATGACAAGTTGTTAAGAACTCTTACAAGATTAAGAGATTTAGGAAACACCTTAATAGTTGTGGAACATGATGAAGAAACAATGCATGCTGCGGACCATATTATTGATATGGGACCTGGTGCGGGAGTTCATGGAGGACATATTGTTGCGGAAGGTCCAACTGAGCAAATTATTAAAAATGAAGCTTCTATTACAGGCCAGTACCTAAGTGGAAGAAAGAAAATAGTTGTTCCGAATGAGAGAAGAAAGCCAAATGGCAAATGGTTGGAAATTTTAGGGGCAAGAGCAAATAATCTTAAAAACATTAGTGCAAAGATTCCGTTAGGGGTTATGACTGCAATTACTGGAGTTTCTGGATCTGGTAAAAGTACTCTTATCAATGAAATTCTGCATAAAAGTTTGGCAAGTCAGCTAAATAGAGCAAAGACGAGACCTGCTGATCATGATACTATAAATGGAGTAAATTATTTAGATAAGGTGATCAATATTGATCAATCTCCTATTGGTAAAACTCCTAGATCTAACCCTGCTACCTATACAGGAGTTTATGACCTGATTAGGGAGGTTTATGCTTCAACCACTGAAGCAAAAATGAGAGGATATAAGGCAGGAAGATTTAGTTTTAATGTTAAGGGCGGCAGATGCGAGGCTTGTAGTGGTGATGGTATTATAAAAATAGAAATGCATTTCCTGCCGGATATATATGTACCTTGTGAGGTTTGTAAGGGAAAACGCTACAATAGGGAAACATTGGAGGTAAAATACAAAGGCAAAAGTATTTCAGATGTCTTAGATATGACTATAGAAGACGCATTAGAGTTCTTTAAAAATATACCTAGAATACAAAACAAACTGCAGACATTGTTTGATGTTGGACTTGGATATGTAAAAGTAGGACAGCCTTCAAATACCCTATCAGGCGGTGAGGCACAGAGAGTTAAGCTTGCAACTGAACTTTCTAAGAGAAGCACAGGAAAAACTTTATACATTCTTGACGAACCTACTACAGGTTTACACATTGCGGATGTGCATAGATTAATTGACATTTTGCAAAGACTTGTGGATGCTGGTAATTCAATGGTTATAATTGAGCACAATTTGGATGTAATAAAAACAGCTGATTATATTATTGATTTAGGACCTGAGGGAGGAGATAAAGGTGGAACTATTGTAGCTGAAGGTACTCCAGAACAAGTAGCGCAGGTAGAAGAATCCTATACTGGTCAATATCTGAGAAAGCTATTAGACAGTGATTGA
- a CDS encoding DUF47 domain-containing protein yields the protein MFRPTSKEERFFDYFIETSEIICKAANLLDDLTNNYVDVNEKIKRIEDAEHACDKVVHKIFNELNKSFITPIDREDIYLIARELDNITDDIQAAAQRFSMYNVQEVRPEAIVLSKLIVNATNELKNVILEMKNMKKSKNLDKKIIEVNNIEDEADTAFRDAMTNLFLTEKNAIEVIKWKEIIDFFENTIDACEDVANIIEGVVMKHA from the coding sequence ATGTTTAGACCAACATCTAAAGAAGAGCGTTTTTTTGATTATTTTATTGAAACAAGTGAGATTATCTGCAAAGCAGCTAACCTACTAGACGATCTAACAAACAACTATGTAGATGTTAATGAGAAAATCAAAAGAATTGAAGACGCAGAGCACGCTTGCGATAAAGTGGTACACAAAATTTTCAATGAACTAAACAAATCGTTTATTACACCTATTGACAGAGAAGATATTTACTTAATAGCAAGAGAGTTAGATAACATTACTGACGATATTCAAGCAGCAGCCCAGAGATTTAGCATGTATAATGTACAAGAAGTTAGACCTGAGGCTATTGTTCTTTCTAAATTGATAGTTAATGCAACAAATGAACTAAAAAATGTAATATTAGAAATGAAAAACATGAAGAAGAGCAAGAATCTAGATAAGAAGATTATTGAAGTTAATAATATTGAAGACGAAGCAGATACTGCTTTTAGAGATGCTATGACAAACTTGTTCTTAACCGAGAAAAATGCAATTGAAGTAATAAAGTGGAAAGAAATAATTGACTTTTTCGAAAATACAATTGATGCCTGTGAAGATGTGGCAAATATTATAGAAGGGGTTGTTATGAAGCATGCTTAG
- a CDS encoding inorganic phosphate transporter, which yields MLSVSLICVIVLALAFDFINGFHDTANSIATSVSTRVLSPRQAIFMSASLNLLGALMSSKVAYTITNGLVDNSMIKVQYVIIATLVAAIIWDLITWYIAIPSSSSHALIGALIGSSIAYAGGLSIVKWDGVFQKVIIPLFSSPVLGFAMGFLFMKFLFKILSSYSQRFVNRYFSKLQIFSAAFMAYSHGKNDAQKSMGIITLALVGANMVDPESGVPFWVMMSCALAMALGTSLGGWKIIKTMGVNMIRLQPIGGFAAETGAAIVIETMSAIGAPVSTTQVISTSIMGVGASKRLSAVRWTLCRNIVYAWIFTIPVTALLGAFITMLFKILV from the coding sequence ATGCTTAGCGTATCTTTGATATGTGTCATTGTATTAGCGCTGGCATTTGACTTCATAAATGGCTTCCATGATACTGCTAATTCTATTGCCACATCAGTTTCTACAAGAGTATTATCACCAAGACAAGCTATTTTTATGTCTGCCTCACTGAATTTATTAGGAGCACTAATGAGCAGTAAAGTAGCGTATACTATAACAAACGGGTTAGTTGATAACTCAATGATTAAGGTTCAATATGTTATTATTGCTACGTTAGTTGCCGCTATTATTTGGGATTTGATAACTTGGTATATTGCCATTCCAAGCAGTTCCTCACATGCCCTTATTGGAGCCCTTATCGGTTCATCAATTGCATATGCGGGTGGACTTAGTATAGTAAAATGGGATGGTGTATTCCAAAAAGTAATAATTCCGCTATTTTCGTCTCCAGTACTTGGATTTGCTATGGGCTTTCTATTTATGAAGTTTTTATTTAAAATTCTTAGTTCTTATTCTCAAAGATTTGTAAATAGATATTTTTCTAAACTGCAAATATTTTCAGCAGCATTTATGGCATACTCTCATGGTAAAAATGATGCTCAAAAGTCAATGGGTATAATAACGCTTGCTTTAGTTGGGGCAAATATGGTTGACCCAGAGAGTGGTGTCCCATTTTGGGTTATGATGTCTTGTGCCCTTGCCATGGCATTAGGAACTTCTCTTGGCGGTTGGAAGATTATAAAAACAATGGGTGTTAATATGATAAGACTTCAGCCAATTGGTGGTTTTGCAGCAGAAACTGGAGCTGCTATAGTTATTGAAACAATGTCTGCAATTGGTGCACCTGTTAGTACTACTCAGGTTATTTCAACTTCTATAATGGGTGTTGGAGCATCTAAAAGGCTTTCGGCTGTTAGATGGACACTTTGCAGAAATATTGTTTATGCATGGATATTCACTATCCCAGTTACTGCACTTCTTGGTGCTTTTATTACTATGTTATTTAAAATTTTAGTGTAG
- a CDS encoding DUF47 domain-containing protein — MFRPTSKEERFFDYFIETSEIICKAAGLLDDLTNNYVNVNEKIKSIEDAEHACDTIVHKILNELNKAFITPIDREDIYLIARELDNITDDIEAAAQRFGMYNVQKVRPEAVVLSKLIVNATKELKNVILEMKNMKKSKSLQQKIIEVNNIEDEADTAFRDAMTNLFLTEKDAVEVIKWKEIIDFFENTIDACEDVANIIEGVVMKHA; from the coding sequence ATGTTTAGACCAACATCTAAGGAAGAGCGTTTTTTTGACTATTTTATTGAAACAAGTGAGATTATTTGCAAGGCAGCTGGTCTTCTAGATGACTTAACTAACAATTATGTTAATGTAAATGAAAAAATTAAGAGCATTGAAGATGCAGAACATGCTTGCGATACTATTGTACACAAGATATTAAACGAACTAAATAAAGCATTTATAACTCCAATTGACAGAGAAGATATTTACTTAATTGCAAGGGAGCTAGATAATATTACAGATGATATTGAAGCAGCAGCCCAGAGATTTGGCATGTACAATGTACAGAAAGTCAGACCTGAGGCTGTTGTTCTTTCAAAATTAATAGTTAATGCAACAAAAGAACTAAAAAATGTAATTTTAGAAATGAAGAACATGAAGAAGAGCAAGAGTCTACAACAAAAAATAATTGAAGTAAATAATATTGAAGATGAAGCAGATACTGCATTTAGAGATGCTATGACAAACTTGTTCTTAACTGAGAAGGACGCTGTCGAAGTAATAAAATGGAAAGAAATCATTGATTTCTTTGAAAATACCATTGATGCATGTGAAGATGTAGCAAATATAATAGAAGGAGTTGTTATGAAGCATGCTTAG
- a CDS encoding inorganic phosphate transporter: protein MLSVSLIVVILLALSFGLINGFHDTANSIATSVSTRVLSPRQAIFMSASLNLLGALMSSKVAETISEGLVDSEMITVEYVVIATLIAAITWDLVTWYIAIPSSSSHALIGALIGSSIAYSGGLSIVRWDGVLNKVIIPLFSSPVIGFVMGYLFMTLLYKLLRRFSQRFVNRWFSKFQIVSAAFMAFSHGKNDAQISMGIITLALVGARYVAPGSGVPMWVVFACAFAMALGTSVGGWKIIKTMGVNMIRLQPIGGFAAETGAALVIQTMSAIGAPVSTTQVISTSIMGVGASKRLSAVRWALARNIVFAWIFTIPVTALLGAFITTIFKMFF from the coding sequence ATGCTTAGTGTTTCTTTAATAGTTGTAATTCTATTAGCCCTTTCATTTGGACTAATAAATGGATTTCACGATACAGCGAATTCTATTGCCACATCTGTTTCTACAAGAGTATTATCACCAAGACAAGCTATTTTTATGTCGGCTTCATTAAATTTACTTGGTGCACTTATGAGCAGTAAGGTAGCAGAGACAATTTCAGAGGGCTTGGTTGATAGTGAAATGATTACAGTGGAGTATGTAGTAATAGCTACCTTAATTGCTGCAATTACTTGGGACTTAGTAACTTGGTATATTGCCATTCCAAGTAGTTCCTCACATGCACTTATTGGGGCTCTTATTGGTTCGTCAATTGCATATTCCGGTGGTCTTAGTATTGTAAGATGGGATGGTGTACTAAATAAAGTCATAATACCACTATTTTCATCCCCAGTTATTGGTTTTGTTATGGGATACCTGTTTATGACACTATTGTACAAATTACTCCGTCGCTTTTCACAGAGATTTGTAAATAGATGGTTTTCTAAATTCCAAATTGTATCAGCTGCTTTTATGGCTTTCTCTCACGGTAAGAATGATGCTCAAATATCGATGGGTATTATTACATTAGCTTTAGTTGGTGCTAGATATGTGGCTCCTGGAAGCGGAGTTCCTATGTGGGTAGTTTTTGCATGTGCTTTTGCTATGGCGTTGGGAACTTCTGTTGGTGGGTGGAAAATAATAAAAACAATGGGTGTAAATATGATAAGACTTCAACCTATTGGAGGCTTTGCAGCAGAAACTGGTGCGGCACTTGTTATTCAGACAATGTCTGCAATTGGAGCTCCTGTTAGTACTACTCAAGTTATTTCGACATCTATAATGGGTGTTGGTGCATCGAAGAGGTTATCAGCTGTTAGATGGGCATTGGCAAGAAATATTGTCTTTGCATGGATATTTACAATTCCGGTGACAGCACTTCTTGGTGCATTTATTACCACAATTTTTAAAATGTTTTTTTAA
- a CDS encoding ATP-dependent Clp protease ATP-binding subunit — MIKCSICNKNIAVVFVTKLVDGKQIQEGLCVSCARKQNLQPIDQLLSQTGMTEEELDNISKQVGDMLEGIDGNEIIEALQDEVGNLNESNPFFGMLNKAFPKVNNISNSNIDSEASTNSQDTNGGDDKDNKNSSKTKVQDKKGNKKKKYLDMYGTNLIDKARNGAIDKVVGRNKEIDRVVQILNRRTKNNPVLIGEPGVGKTAIAEGLAMRIALKEVPVKLYDAEVYLLDMTSVVAGTQFRGQFESRMKGIIDEAKSFGNIILVIDELHNIMGAGEAEGAMNAANILKPALSRGEIQVIGATTLTEYRKNIEKDSALERRFQPIIVDEPSMEESVEILMGIKHYYEEYHRVKISEEVVRAAVNYSERYITDRFLPDKAIDVIDEAGSRANLRNVKLAELQKYKDELVKVQEAKDNAISADSIEDYQKAADLKVHECKLIEMIKEIEDTNNDVSLTTEDIASVIEAWTKIPIQRLSEEESQKLMSLEDRIHKRVIGQNKAVEGVAKAIRRSRSGFKKKKKPASFIFVGPTGVGKTELVRALAIELFASEESLIRLDMSEYMEKHTVSKLIGSPPGYVGYDDAGQLTEKVRRKPYSVILMDEIEKAHPDVFNMLLQILEDGRLTDSHGRTVSFENTVIIMTSNAGTNLKSNGIGFSNNSYSALESRVKDVIKETFRPEFLNRIDEVIVFTELNKEELRKIIDLMLDEVLQEAKEKNIKVNVSDSVKEFILQKGYDVKFGARPLRRAIQTYIEDVLSEEYLKGNVKEGSLVGIDLDENQEIKLSII; from the coding sequence ATGATAAAGTGTTCAATCTGTAATAAAAATATTGCAGTGGTATTTGTAACAAAGCTTGTTGATGGTAAACAAATTCAAGAAGGTCTTTGTGTAAGCTGCGCCAGAAAGCAAAACCTTCAACCAATAGATCAGTTGCTTTCACAGACAGGAATGACTGAAGAAGAATTGGATAATATAAGTAAACAGGTTGGTGATATGCTCGAAGGCATAGATGGAAATGAGATAATTGAAGCATTACAAGATGAAGTTGGAAACCTGAATGAGTCTAATCCTTTTTTCGGAATGTTAAATAAAGCATTTCCTAAGGTAAACAATATTTCAAATAGTAATATTGATAGTGAAGCATCGACAAATAGTCAGGATACAAATGGTGGAGACGACAAAGATAATAAGAATTCATCAAAAACAAAGGTACAAGATAAGAAAGGCAATAAAAAGAAAAAGTACCTAGATATGTATGGGACTAACCTTATTGATAAGGCCAGAAATGGTGCAATTGATAAGGTTGTAGGAAGAAACAAAGAAATTGATAGAGTTGTACAAATATTAAATAGAAGAACAAAGAATAATCCAGTACTTATTGGTGAACCGGGTGTTGGAAAAACAGCTATAGCTGAGGGCTTAGCTATGAGAATAGCACTAAAGGAAGTACCAGTCAAATTGTATGATGCTGAGGTATATTTGCTTGACATGACAAGTGTGGTTGCTGGTACTCAGTTCAGAGGGCAGTTTGAAAGCAGAATGAAAGGAATTATTGATGAGGCTAAGTCATTTGGTAACATCATTCTCGTTATAGATGAACTTCATAATATAATGGGTGCAGGAGAAGCTGAGGGGGCAATGAATGCTGCTAATATACTCAAACCAGCTTTATCCAGAGGTGAAATTCAGGTAATTGGTGCTACTACATTGACTGAATATAGAAAAAATATAGAAAAGGATTCGGCATTAGAAAGAAGATTCCAACCAATTATTGTTGATGAACCGTCAATGGAAGAATCAGTAGAAATCCTTATGGGTATCAAGCACTATTATGAAGAATATCATCGAGTAAAGATAAGCGAAGAGGTTGTAAGAGCAGCGGTTAATTATTCAGAAAGATATATAACTGATAGATTTTTGCCTGATAAAGCTATTGACGTAATAGATGAAGCAGGTTCAAGAGCTAATTTAAGAAATGTAAAGCTAGCTGAATTACAGAAATATAAGGATGAGTTGGTAAAGGTTCAAGAAGCTAAGGATAATGCTATATCTGCTGATTCCATTGAGGATTACCAAAAGGCTGCTGATTTAAAAGTTCATGAATGTAAACTTATAGAAATGATAAAGGAAATAGAAGATACAAATAATGATGTTTCCTTAACAACAGAAGATATTGCCAGTGTAATAGAGGCGTGGACAAAAATTCCAATTCAACGACTAAGTGAAGAAGAATCACAAAAGCTGATGAGTCTTGAAGATAGAATACACAAACGTGTTATAGGACAAAACAAAGCAGTGGAAGGTGTAGCTAAAGCTATACGTAGAAGTAGGTCAGGCTTTAAGAAGAAGAAAAAACCAGCTTCATTTATATTTGTAGGGCCTACAGGTGTTGGTAAAACAGAGTTAGTCAGAGCTTTGGCAATAGAATTATTTGCAAGCGAAGAGTCATTGATTAGGTTAGATATGTCTGAATACATGGAAAAGCATACTGTTTCCAAATTGATAGGCTCACCTCCAGGATATGTTGGCTATGATGATGCAGGACAATTAACTGAAAAAGTTAGAAGAAAGCCATATTCAGTTATTTTAATGGATGAAATAGAGAAAGCACACCCAGACGTATTTAATATGTTGTTGCAGATACTTGAAGATGGAAGATTAACAGATAGTCATGGAAGGACTGTTAGCTTTGAAAATACAGTAATTATTATGACATCAAATGCTGGTACTAATCTGAAATCAAATGGTATAGGATTTTCAAATAATTCATATTCTGCTTTGGAAAGCAGAGTTAAGGATGTAATTAAGGAGACCTTTAGACCAGAGTTCCTTAATAGAATTGATGAAGTAATAGTATTTACTGAACTTAATAAAGAAGAACTTAGAAAGATTATTGACTTGATGCTGGATGAAGTTTTACAGGAAGCAAAAGAGAAGAATATAAAGGTAAATGTTTCTGATAGTGTAAAAGAGTTTATTCTTCAAAAGGGTTATGACGTAAAATTTGGTGCAAGACCATTAAGACGTGCAATTCAAACCTATATAGAAGATGTTCTATCAGAGGAATATTTAAAGGGAAATGTGAAAGAAGGATCTTTAGTTGGAATAGATTTAGATGAGAACCAAGAAATTAAACTATCAATTATTTAA
- a CDS encoding ABC transporter substrate-binding protein has translation MGCSKKILTMISITLLNIMIVSCSSNNSQSYDDVQKSNKPPKTHTINLMTTWGGADSKAGVLKEIIAKFEEENPNIKISNQSIFGDDYLPTLKTKFASGSEPDVFGLWPGSDIKYLIKADKIADITDTLKQDRTWMDSFDQASFMATTYNNRIYGIPYELVFEGLFINKDLFDEYGVKEPANYKELKDAVAIFKKNGIIPIAYNSTAEGSYIYQNIIASLGGSQGVEEYLVDGKINNCYIDAMKYMKELYDIGAFSEDSMMIYSDERNDLFFTKKAAMIVQGSWFIPYFEKDDTSVKMIPFPSMTDEDSKMPTGLGGGTFFISKNAWNSFIKRDDAIVFLKYLTSKESASYFYNTAGMLTYLNMEMDFQSANSLLAEQSTGVYKRILSKNKTPIPDHIIERSAWEDIVIKQFPKFLLGEKTAEEIWDQVVDKISN, from the coding sequence ATGGGGTGTTCAAAAAAGATATTGACAATGATTTCGATTACCTTACTAAATATTATGATTGTTTCATGTTCTAGTAATAATTCGCAGAGTTATGATGATGTTCAAAAAAGTAATAAACCGCCCAAGACTCATACCATAAATTTAATGACTACTTGGGGAGGTGCTGATAGTAAGGCAGGAGTGTTGAAGGAAATTATTGCCAAATTTGAAGAAGAAAATCCAAATATTAAAATTTCAAATCAATCCATATTTGGAGATGATTATTTGCCTACGCTTAAGACAAAATTTGCATCTGGAAGCGAACCGGATGTTTTTGGTTTATGGCCGGGTTCTGATATAAAATATCTAATTAAAGCTGATAAAATTGCAGATATTACCGACACCTTAAAGCAAGACAGGACATGGATGGACTCTTTCGATCAAGCAAGCTTTATGGCAACAACCTATAACAATCGTATATATGGAATTCCATATGAACTTGTATTTGAAGGACTTTTCATTAATAAAGACTTATTTGATGAATACGGTGTAAAGGAACCTGCAAATTATAAAGAATTAAAGGACGCAGTAGCTATATTCAAGAAAAATGGAATTATACCCATAGCATATAATTCTACTGCAGAAGGTTCATATATTTATCAAAATATAATAGCAAGTTTAGGTGGTTCTCAAGGCGTTGAAGAGTACCTAGTCGATGGTAAAATTAATAATTGCTATATCGATGCAATGAAATACATGAAGGAATTATATGACATAGGTGCATTTTCAGAAGATTCAATGATGATTTATAGTGACGAAAGAAATGATCTGTTTTTTACAAAGAAGGCAGCCATGATAGTTCAAGGTTCATGGTTCATACCATACTTCGAAAAGGATGATACAAGCGTAAAAATGATTCCATTTCCATCAATGACTGATGAGGATTCAAAGATGCCTACAGGCTTAGGCGGAGGTACATTCTTTATTAGTAAAAATGCTTGGAATTCATTCATCAAAAGAGATGATGCTATTGTGTTTTTAAAATATTTAACGTCAAAAGAATCAGCTTCATATTTTTATAATACTGCTGGAATGCTAACTTATTTAAATATGGAAATGGATTTTCAATCAGCTAATAGTTTATTAGCAGAACAGAGTACAGGAGTTTATAAAAGAATTCTTTCTAAGAATAAAACACCTATCCCTGATCATATTATCGAAAGATCGGCATGGGAAGATATAGTAATAAAGCAGTTTCCAAAATTTCTACTAGGAGAAAAAACTGCTGAGGAAATATGGGATCAAGTTGTAGATAAAATCTCTAATTAA